One genomic window of Carassius auratus strain Wakin chromosome 14, ASM336829v1, whole genome shotgun sequence includes the following:
- the tsc22d3 gene encoding TSC22 domain family protein 3 isoform X2 produces the protein MSNEECRSPIGLDCCSCCLDLANGCEPEPGREGHTSLGSPTSVNQFRQLRDQLHFQNLNTDKLNNIMRQDSLESVVRDPCYLLNEGICNSNIDQTMLSILLFFHSASGASVVAIDNKIEQAMDLVKNHLMYAVREEVEILKEQIKELAEKNNQLERENSLLKNLASPEQLEKFQSRLPSDSSLPLEPLELGSPEDGEHQYNSTGSAV, from the exons ATGTCAAACGAAGAGTGCCGTTCGCCCATCGGCCTGGACTGCTGCAGCTGCTGTCTGGATCTGGCCAATGGCTGCGAGCCTGAGCCGGGCCGAGAGGGTCACACCAGCCTGGGGAGCCCTACGTCCGTCAACCAATTCAGACAGCTCCGAGACCAGCTTCACTTTCAGAACCTAAACACAGATAAGCTCAACAACATCATGAGACAGGACTCGCTGGAGTCGGTGGTCCGCGACCCCTGTTACCTGCTCAACGAGGGCATCTGCAACAGCAACATTGACCAAACCATGCTGTCCATACTGCTGTTCTTCCACAG TGCCTCTGGCGCAAGCGTTGTGGCAATTGACAACAAGATCGAGCAAGCAATG GATCTTGTGAAGAATCACCTAATGTATGCAGTCAGGGAGGAAGTTGAGATCTTGAAAGAGCAGATTAAGGAACTGGCAGAAAAGAACAACCAGTTGGAGCGTGAGAACAGCCTGCTGAAGAACCTGGCGAGCCCAGAGCAGCTGGAGAAGTTTCAGTCACGTCTGCCCTCAGACTCCAGCCTCCCCCTGGAGCCTCTGGAGCTGGGGTCCCCCGAGGACGGCGAGCACCAGTACAACAGCACGGGATCTGCTGTATAA
- the tsc22d3 gene encoding TSC22 domain family protein 3 isoform X1, giving the protein MSTEMFKTPMEVAVYQLHNFSISFFSSLLGGDVVSVKLDNSASGASVVAIDNKIEQAMDLVKNHLMYAVREEVEILKEQIKELAEKNNQLERENSLLKNLASPEQLEKFQSRLPSDSSLPLEPLELGSPEDGEHQYNSTGSAV; this is encoded by the exons ATGAGCACGGAGATGTTCAAAACGCCAATGGAGGTTGCAGTCTATCAGCTGCACAATttctccatctccttcttctCGTCCTTACTAGGAGGAGATGTAGTATCAGTCAAATTAGACAACAG TGCCTCTGGCGCAAGCGTTGTGGCAATTGACAACAAGATCGAGCAAGCAATG GATCTTGTGAAGAATCACCTAATGTATGCAGTCAGGGAGGAAGTTGAGATCTTGAAAGAGCAGATTAAGGAACTGGCAGAAAAGAACAACCAGTTGGAGCGTGAGAACAGCCTGCTGAAGAACCTGGCGAGCCCAGAGCAGCTGGAGAAGTTTCAGTCACGTCTGCCCTCAGACTCCAGCCTCCCCCTGGAGCCTCTGGAGCTGGGGTCCCCCGAGGACGGCGAGCACCAGTACAACAGCACGGGATCTGCTGTATAA